Proteins encoded by one window of Scatophagus argus isolate fScaArg1 chromosome 4, fScaArg1.pri, whole genome shotgun sequence:
- the gatc gene encoding glutamyl-tRNA(Gln) amidotransferase subunit C, mitochondrial, with amino-acid sequence MSVFSFTAKRTCRGVPLKIFRPSFNVLTNATNFHRRRDSSPQSHIATVGRLFSSEPRNPKVPEFPTWELVPEDQLPPPAQISGDLVDKLERLALVDFRTKQGLVCLEKAIRFADQLHGVDTSGVEPMDSVLEDRSLELRDDAVMEGDCAEELLQLSKNTVEEYFVAPPGNIPLPTREKRAAMLKHSEF; translated from the exons atgtcagtgtttagcTTCACCGCTAAACGCACATGCCGCGGTGTGCCACTGAAAATCTTTCGACCATCATTTAACGTGTTGACAAACGCGACCAACttccacagaagaagagacagcagcCCGCAGAGCCACATCGCAACTGTAGGCCGTCTGTTTAGCTCTGAACCGCGCAATCCCAAG GTCCCAGAGTTCCCGACGTGGGAATTAGTACCAGAGGACCAACTACCCCCG CCTGCCCAAATCTCTGGTGACCTGGTGGACAAACTGGAGCGCCTGGCCTTGGTTGACTTCCGCACCAAACAGGGACTGGTGTGTTTGGAGAAAGCTATACGATTTGCAGATCAGCTTCATGGTGTTGACACGTCAGGGGTTGAACCAATGGATTCGGTTCTGGAGGACAG GTCCTTAGAGCTGAGGGACGATGCAGTGATGGAAGGAGACTGTGCTGAAGAGCTGCTTCAGCTCTCCAAAAACACAGTTGAAGAATATTTTGTGGCACCGCCCG GAAATATTCCTCTGCCAACGAGGGAGAAGAGGGCTGCCATGCTGAAACACTCAGAGTTCTGA